In Syngnathus scovelli strain Florida chromosome 11, RoL_Ssco_1.2, whole genome shotgun sequence, one DNA window encodes the following:
- the LOC125976713 gene encoding death-inducer obliterator 1 isoform X1, whose amino-acid sequence MEENVSPELSLAHEPEQSQDHMDSCSQGDGEERLSEPTQTIPTESDEVAEEPIEKADKSSKANNELKKTWTFRRSTVAQREMPVEAAPDNHESRYPVRRSGRQSKRTDKLEEFLSTTKRVLRKSAPPSLEGGDPPSQTPTDAETASEASFDGNADTKTAEDKPESSDRRTRSRTREQTRRASQRGRWTRQSQSATVKDEESSENEDSEDGAEPQDKDAEQSGKGAKIEDTNANKEHQPGLDMQTKEEQKKKNVKGEDQEENDDDDDEETTEKGGLLVKRGPIRTYVNKKRAASSNSTSAKGQTPTQAVGKTGKPREQEDSDDGSSSSSSSTDSDEGYDPNALYCICRQKHNKRFMICCDRCEEWFHGDCVGITEARGRLMERNGEDYVCPNCTAKKSQVIRPATSTLSLSIDLKTKACALPLPPAGGAFGDVGSMTRSVAQAQLPSTSAGGDEKGAEDIGIKGRIEKATNPTGKKKIKIFQPTVQQATPPNMGQKGAPVSEKPACPTAEPKATTEMEQEKVASNVEVKTTDTEEAGKSAAAEDVSLPKCIGPGCESNAQPDSVYCGNDCILRHAAATVKSFAEVKEPQSKDQKSSPASKREATRQTRSQKDSGEDSGSDGGDDDDAPDEDDEDAHAVEQPPPPATASWCSDHNYIAVPPEKTTPISTTVLNTKSPPKEEKQSKKQVPAHVKPSSDSKTSSKVKKTMTTRASKVSPKGKRSSSQSSSSKATKRSATPPSKAASKSKKSRTTSTPPQSPYPPGPIHVTGALRVTKTNFTIPKKQPQQKDSPSHHQSSSSSRVPSSSSSSAPSSHSSSQRSHHAASSSSSSIPPPANHQMRQNIRRSLTDILYKRVSDSDDLTMTESEVARLAVAIEKEMFNICLSTDSKYKNKYRSLMFNLKDPKNKGLFYKVIRGDLSPFRLVRLSAEDMSSKEISEWKKPDPSQSQSSSGRAHSGHSKTSSRHDSHKVDAEDAPPPSDADVCIPATASSSRMASAVDQDEPSVTASAAPQSSATEGGGSMPDIFSAMLKDTTLEHRTHLFDLNCKICTGQKTEDEIASKKSKSTRKSDQPRQEMHSASAVGQPQAATVYQQLIPPPYQPGIEPAIVVEQPQPQLYQEDPNSMAPAMQAIAPAVSSVSISRRDPRMARHSSGVTVTYTPSEKTPNTMGEPLPPPVIAPLDVATKATLPMPPAPPPLLALSKPSRTSSSEPPPEGETAIFLHGQERIWKGFINMQSVAKFVTKAYLVSGSFEYLKEDLPDTIHVGGRISPNTVWDYVGKLKTSLSKELCLIRFQPATEEEEVAYVSLFCYFSSRKRFGVVANSNRRIKDLYLIPLASKDPLPSKLLPFDGPGLEPARPNLLLGLLICQKDRKRPGVPLESDEKRSKIQIKEIDETGLPKPPLPVKVDRSTRQSLDISFSTTPPGSPPVSSSGTPNVAVATPSVFSLLSTVKAPATSSVTGVESPSSSSSIPAPAATATPLQTILNTLFGKKKQDSEASNSPSDQGAESSIPHSTMIDPIVQQFAQTKDKQVEEDEDDRPYDPEEEYNPSMGYSVPIKPIEVVNKPDVVQSEGDDIAYDPEDDSIFDEVQTTVADETGKSSCDDVTDPEKILASLKQKGKLTLPKQEDKHVPATDLPGASQASPAILGGSQLMQLGKKVEELVKSATPTINQSRDPRQRESRQGTGITTKTTDELLDKEELSSNDSSTTQQSVQEPQVASVAQLPDSSQDPEKPLPMEEEKSETLPFMETLKEEVSIPLLGETLEPDLEYDYLQDNEEKMKAEQDESVQAETEVDKYSIWPNAASILKGKEESEYDDNSQDAAICSSYNEPPNSSTITSAIPVLGDTHSHYPRHHRATSDFDDDYRSQSDIPRPSSYLQSQPMHGQNPMMRPPSMSVPPPIQGISSMSAPQSVQGPPPAIHGPPPVLGPPVLGPPIQADSSHPYGLPPSFPPYQNQWTRPQLPPPQQPLSRPPPQNLLPPRVTPPLYPPIGQRGPPPQMFDPLLRPQHSAQQGPPPGFPLPPTFDGQNQLPPPRFAGPPPPFNFPGNRGPPPPFTAPPPGHFDNRLPPPSIFSGPRGPLPSQYGDPSPIQMQPPMGDQSRGPRDHYSKDSHSFTHADQHLSHPPNMFKDSSATAYRGLPPSQYDDSRGPHSIVEINPQNKFGVPRPHSPPHRGGLDEHITLRQENRNKFGGSRPHSPPHRGGLDEHMALRQENRNKFGVHRLHSPPHRGGLDEHTPLSPLQENRNKFGVARLHSPPHRGALNEHMVLPPLQENRAMRDQTQPFGGSERYRFDRFSDEARRFSDEARPVRHSGPLLPTPTEAPIAPPSHIGGHSPDIRREDFWRRHSPDVMRRTNTNREGSEPQSTEPFGHFEAGLREQVSAPAQSLEERLKELSGDCRRDRDRDNPSSARSLWERNQGKRWSREREWERSRERDTDRESSRERDRSKGKEGEKNKEAEVERHKDEDTDKRRDRDREREKDRVKDRDTDRRDYDRERGRNRDKERDRDRERDRRRDRSRSRDRDRGKDRGRDRDKEKDSDRDKDRERDREKDRDKDKDRDRDRGRDKDRDGEKERDKDPDREREKDRDVDKDRDKDRDREREKDRSREKDRSRDRDREKDRDREKDRDREKDRDREKDRDREKDRDREKDRDREKDRDREKDREKDRDREKDRDREKDRDREKDRDREKDRSREKDRDKDRERDRGRDRRDTSRTRERREDKNSKHEKSKEKEKTSVNDKNSS is encoded by the exons ATGGAGGAGAATGTGAGCCCTGAGCTCTCTCTAGCTCATGAGCCAGAACAGAGCCAAGACCATATGGATAGCTGCTCTCAAG GTGATGGGGAAGAGCGACTCAGCGAGCCAACGCAAACCATCCCGACAGAAAGTGACGAAGTGGCAGAGGAGCCAATAGAGAAAGCGGACAAATCTTCCAAAGCCAACAACGAATTGAAGAAAACGTGGACATTCCGTCGCTCCACTGTTGCTCAAAGAGAGATGCCAGTGGAAGCAGCACCCGACAACCACGAGAGCCGCTATCCTGTTCGCCGAAGCGGCAGACAGTCCAAACGCACCGACAAACTGGAGGAATTTCTCTCCACCACGAAAAGAGTGCTACGAAAGAGCGCGCCGCCGTCCCTGGAAGGCGGGGATCCTCCTTCGCAAACCCCAACCGATGCGGAAACCGCCTCTGAGGCCAGCTTTGACGGGAACGCAGACACAAAGACGGCGGAAGACAAGCCCGAGTCGTCCGACAGGAGAACCCGAAGTAGGACGAGGGAGCAGACTCGACGGGCGTCTCAGCGCGGCAGGTGGACACGCCAATCCCAAAGCGCCACGGTCAAAGATGAAGAAAGCTCAGAGAATGAAGACAGCGAAGATGGCGCCGAGCCGCAGGACAAAGATGCGGAGCAATCTGGAAAAGGGGCCAAGATAGAAGACACAAATGCTAATAAGGAACACCAGCCTGGGTTGGATATGCAAACAAAGGAAgagcaaaagaagaaaaatgttaAAGGGGAAGATCAAGAGGAgaatgacgacgacgacgatgaggaGACCACAGAAAAAGGCGGCTTGTTGGTAAAGCGCGGCCCAATTCGTACATACGTGAATAAAAAGCGGGCGGCAAGTTCAAATAGTACGTCTGCCAAGGGACAGACTCCCACGCAAGCTGTCGGCAAGACAGGCAAGCCTCGGGAACAGGAGGACAGCGATGACGGttcctcttcctcatcttccAGCACTGATTCTGACGAAGGATACGACCCCAATGCACTGTATTGCATCTGTCGCCAGAAACACAACAAAAG GTTCATGATCTGCTGTGACCGCTGCGAGGAGTGGTTCCATGGAGACTGTGTGGGCATAACAGAGGCTCGGGGCCGTCTGATGGAGAGAAATGGCGAGGATTACGTTTGCCCCAACTGCACGGCTAAAAAAAGCCAAGTGATCAGGCCTGCCACCTCCACGCTGTCCCTGAGCATAGACCTCAAGACCAAAGCTTGTGCTTTACCTCTACCTCCTGCTGGTGGCGCTTTTGGTGACGTGGGTTCCATGACAAGATCGGTGGCGCAGGCACAACTGCCGTCAACATCTGCCGGCGGTGACGAGAAAGGAGCGGAGGACATCGGGATCAAAGGCAGGATCGAGAAAGCCACAAATCCAACAGGGAAAAAGAAGATAAAAATCTTTCAGCCG ACGGTACAGCAGGCAACGCCACCAAACATGGGCCAGAAGGGGGCGCCTGTGTCAGAAAAGCCAGCGTGCCCCACAGCAGAGCCAAAAGCAACAACAGAGATGGAGCAGGAGAAAGTGGCTTCAAACGTGGAGGTGAAAACGACCGACACGGAAGAGGCCGGAAAGTCAGCGGCAGCGGAGGACGTGTCGCTTCCCAAATGCATCGGTCCCGGCTGCGAGAGCAACGCCCAGCCCGACTCTGTGTACTGCGGAAATGACTGCATCCTGAGACACGCTGCCGCTACTGTGAAGTCGTTCGCCGAAGTCAAAGAGCCTCAGAGCAAAGATCAGAAATCCAGCCCTGCGTCAAAG AGGGAAGCCACCAGACAGACGAGGTCCCAGAAGGACAGCGGCGAGGACTCTGGGAGCGACGGAGGAGACGACGACGACGCTCCggatgaggatgatgaagacGCGCACGCTGTGGAGCAGCCGCCGCCTCCCGCCACTGCGTCATGGTGCAGCGACCATAATTACATTGCAGTACCACCAGAAAAGACTACACCCATATCAACAACAGTTTTAAACACAAAGT CCCCTCCCAAAGAAGAGAAACAGTCAAAGAAACAGGTCCCGGCTCACGTTAAACCCTCTTCTGATTCCAAGACCTCCTCCAAAGTGAAGAAGACCATGACCACTCGGGCGTCCAAGGTCTCTCCAAAGGGCAAGAGGTCGTCCTCTCAGTCCAGCAGCTCTAAAGCAACCAAGAGGTCCGCGACTCCGCCCAGTAAAGCCGCGTCAAAGTCCAAGAAATCGCGAACGACAAGCACACCGCCTCAGTCACCATACCCTCCTGGGCCGATCCACGTCACGGGAGCGCTAAGAGTCACCAAGACCAACTTTACCATTCCAAAGAAGCAGCCTCAACAAAAAGACTCTCCATcccatcatcaatcatcatcgtcgtcaagaGTCCCATCATCTTCGTCGTCTTCAGCTCCCTCCAGCCATTCTTCATCCCAAAGGTCTCATCATGCCGCCTCATCCTCGTCATCCTCGATCCCACCGCCCGCCAACCACCAGATGAGACAGAACATCCGTCGCTCCCTGACCGACATCCTTTACAAGAG GGTGAGTGACAGCGATGATCTGACAATGACGGAGAGCGAGGTGGCGAGGCTTGCCGTTGCCATCGAGAAGGAGATGTTTAACATCTGCCTCAGCACAGATAGCAAGTACAAAAACAAGTACCGGTCGCTCATGTTCAACCTCAAGGACCCAAAAAACAAA GGCTTGTTCTACAAGGTAATTAGAGGTGATCTTAGCCCTTTCCGACTGGTGAGGCTGAGCGCAGAAGATATGAGTTCCAAGGAGATATCGGAGTGGAAGAAGCCTGACCCCTCCCAG AGCCAGTCCTCAAGTGGAAGGGCCCATTCAGGTCATTCCAAAACAAGCAGTAGGCACGACTCTCACAAAGTGGATGCGGAGgatgccccgcccccttccGATGCCGATGTATGTATTCCTGCCACAGCTTCGTCCTCTCGCATGGCTTCTGCTGTC GACCAAGATGAGCCCAGCGTCACTGCTTCAGCTGCACCTCAGTCTTCTGCGACTGAGGGCGGCGGTAGTATGCCGGATATTTTCAGTGCCATGCTCAAAGACACAACGTTGGAACACAGGACTCATTTGTTTGACCTCAACTGTAAAATATGCACAG GTCAAAAGACAGAAGATGAGATTGCATCCAAAAAATCCAAATCCACGAGGAAGTCCGACCAACCCAGACAAGAGATGCATTCAGCCAGCGCCGTCGGCCAACCGCAAGCGGCCACGGTCTACCAACAGCTCATCCCACCGCCATACCAGCCCGGCATAGAACCGGCCATCGTCGTCGAGCAGCCACAGCCACAACTTTACCAAGAGGACCCTAACAGTATGGCCCCGGCTATGCAGGCCATCGCCCCCGCTGTTTCCTCTGTCAGCATCTCACGAAGAGACCCGCGCATGGCCAGGCATAGCTCCGGCGTTACGGTCACTTACACTCCTTCAGAAAAAACCCCAAACACCATGGGAGAGCCACTCCCCCCTCCtgtcattgctcctttggatgttGCCACCAAAGCAACCCTTCCGATGCCCCCTGCTCCTCCACCCTTGTTGGCTTTGTCAAAACCATCCAGAACAAG TAGTTCTGAGCCTCCTCCTGAGGGGGAGACTGCAATCTTCCTCCATGGTCAAGAGAGGATTTGGAAAGGCTTCATCAACATGcagtctgtggccaagtttGTAACCAAAGCTTACTTGGTTTCAGGCTCTTTTGAGTACCTAAAAGAG GATTTGCCAGACACCATTCATGTTGGAGGACGCATCTCTCCAAACACAGTGTGGGACTATGTTGGGAAATTGAAAACATCCTTGTCCAAG GAGCTGTGTTTGATCCGATTCCAGCCAGCCACAGAGGAAGAGGAAGTAGCTTACGTGTCTCTCTTCTGTTACTTCAGCAGCAGGAAAAGATTTGGTGTGGTAGCTAACAGTAACCGGAGGATCAAAGATCTCTATCTGATTCCTTTGGCCTCAAAGGACCCACTCCCCTCCAAACTTTTACCATTTGATGGACCAG GACTTGAGCCAGCCCGGCCCAACCTTCTACTGGGCCTCTTGATCTGCCAGAAGGATAGAAAGCGTCCCGGTGTTCCATTGGAAAGTGATGAGAAACGATCTAAGATACAAATCAAAGAGATCGATGAGACTGGTCTTCCGAAGCCACCTCTCCCAGTCAAAGTGGATCGAAGCACACGCCAAAGTTTGGACATTTCTTTCAGTACTACTCCCCCAGGGTCTCCTCCTGTCAGCTCCTCCGGGACCCCAAATGTTGCTGTGGCCACCCCATCTGTCTTTTCTCTTTTGTCAACCGTTAAAGCACCTGCCACGTCCTCTGTCACGGGTGTGGAGTCTCCATCCTCATCCAGCTCTATCCCTGCTCCTGCAGCAACCGCCACGCCTCTCCAGACCATCCTCAACACTCTGTTTGGCAAGAAAAAGCAAGACTCTGAAGCTTCCAACTCACCATCTGATCAGGGTGCAGAATCTTCCATCCCGCACTCTACAATGATCGATCCAATTGTGCAACAGTTTGCACAGACAAAAGACAAACAGGTtgaggaggatgaagatgacCGACCTTATGACCCTGAGGAAGAGTATAACCCAAGTATGGGTTACAGTGTGCCTATTAAACCGATTGAGGTCGTAAATAAACCTGACGTTGTACAGAGCGAAGGTGACGACATTGCATATGACCCTGAAGATGACTCAATATTTGATGAAGTCCAAACTACTGTAGCAGATGAAACTGGAAAATCTTCATGTGATGATGTAACAGACCCGGAAAAGATCCTGGCAAGCCTTAAACAGAAAGGAAAGCTGACGCTCCCAAAACAGGAAGACAAACATGTGCCAGCCACTGACTTGCCCGGGGCTTCACAAGCATCCCCAGCCATTTTGGGCGGTAGTCAGTTAATGCAGCTTGGTAAAAAAGTGGAAGAGCTTGTGAAATCGGCCACACCCACCATTAACCAGAGCAGAGATCCTCGCCAGAGGGAATCTCGCCAGGGGACGGGCATCACGACAAAAACAACAGATGAGCTGCTTGATAAAGAGGAGTTGTCTTCCAATGACTCTTCTACAACTCAGCAGTCAGTTCAAGAGCCACAGGTGGCTTCTGTTGCTCAGCTTCCCGACTCCTCACAAGACCCAGAGAAGCCATTACCAATGGAGGAAGAGAAATCTGAGACATTGCCCTTTATGGAGACTTTAAAAGAAGAGGTGTCCATTCCTTTATTAGGAGAGACTTTGGAACCTGATCTGGAGTATGACTATCTTCAAGACAATGAAGAGAAAATGAAAGCAGAGCAAGATGAGAGCGTCCAGGCTGAAACCGAGGTAGACAAGTATAGTATTTGGCCAAATGCTGCGAGTATTTTAAAAGGTAAAGAGGAATCAGAATACGATGACAATAGCCAAGACGCGGCAATTTGTAGCTCCTACAATGAGCCACCAAACTCCTCGACAATTACTTcggcaattccggtcctcggTGACACTCATTCTCATTATCCGCGACATCACAGGGCAACGTCAGACTTTGACGACGATTATAGATCACAAAGTGACATCCCCCGACCATCTAGTTATCTCCAATCTCAACCAATGCACGGACAGAATCCCATGATGAGGCCTCCATCAATGTCAGTACCACCACCCATACAAGGCATCTCTTCAATGTCTGCGCCACAGTCTGTGCAAGGACCGCCACCAGCTATCCACGGTCCTCCTCCAGTACTTGGTCCTCCAGTACTCGGTCCTCCAATCCAAGCTGACAGCAGCCATCCATACGGCCTCCCTCCGAGTTTCCCACCCTATCAAAACCAATGGACACGCCCCCAACTACCACCTCCACAGCAGCCGCTCTCCAGACCACCTCCTCAGAACCTTTTACCACCTAGAGTAACACCACCACTTTACCCAccaattggccagagaggtcctcCACCTCAAATGTTTGATCCTCTTCTCCGCCCTCAGCATAGTGCACAACAAGGCCCTCCTCCAGGCTTTCCCCTCCCACCTACATTTGATGGACAGAATCAGCTACCTCCTCCACGATTTGCTGGTCCACCTCCACCATTTAATTTTCCTGGAAACAGAGGTCCTCCTCCACCTTTCACAGCACCACCACCGGGACATTTTGATAACAGGCTTCCTCCCCCTTCCATCTTCTCAGGGCCAAGGGGTCCCCTACCATCTCAATATGGTGATCCAAGTCCAATTCAAATGCAACCCCCAATGGGAGACCAAAGCCGTGGCCCCAGGGACCACTATAGTAAAGATAGTCACTCATTCACACATGCGGACCAACATCTCAGTCATCCTCCCAATATGTTCAAAGACAGCTCAGCGACCGCTTACCGGGGTCTTCCACCTAGTCAGTATGATGACTCAAGAGGCCCGCATTCTATTGTGGAGATCAATCCACAAAATAAGTTTGGAGTTCCCAGGCCACACTCGCCACCACATCGAGGAGGTCTGGATGAGCACATCACTCTTCGTCAGGAGAATAGGAACAAGTTTGGAGGTTCCAGGCCACACTCGCCACCACATCGAGGAGGTCTGGATGAGCACATGGCTCTTCGTCAGGAGAATAGGAACAAGTTTGGGGTTCACAGGTTACACTCACCACCACATCGAGGAGGTTTGGATGAGCACACACCTCTTTCTCCTCTTCAGGAGAATAGAAACAAGTTTGGGGTCGCCAGGCTACATTCGCCACCACATCGAGGAGCTTTGAATGAGCACATGGTTCTTCCTCCACTTCAGGAAAACCGAGCAATGAGAGATCAGACTCAGCCTTTTGGTGGCTCTGAACGATACCGCTTTGATAGGTTTTCAGATGAGGCAAGAAGGTTTTCTGATGAGGCAAGACCTGTTCGCCACAGTGGCCCTCTGCTACCGACCCCCACCGAGGCTCCTATTGCTCCTCCGAGTCACATAGGCGGTCACAGTCCAGATATACGGCGAGAGGACTTCTGGCGCCGACATTCCCCTGATGTCATGAGGAGAACCAACACCAACCGAGAGGGCTCAGAACCGCAAAGCACGGAACCCTTCGGTCACTTTGAAGCGGGGCTCCGAGAACAAGTTTCTGCTCCCGCTCAGTCATTAGAAGAAAGACTTAAGGAGCTCTCTGGTGACTGCAGAAGAGACAGAGACCGCGACAACCCTTCCTCCGCGAGGTCCTTGTGGGAGAGGAATCAGGGCAAGCGGTGGAGCAGAGAACGAGAATGGGAGAGAAGCAGAGAGCGCGACACCGATCGTGAATCCAGCAGAGAACGGGATCGCAGCAAAGGAAAAGAGGGCGAGAAAAATAAAGAGGCAGAGGTGGAGCGACACAAGGATGAAGACACAGACAAGAGGAGAGACCGTGACAGAGAAAGAGAAAAGGACAGAGTCAAGGACAGGGACACAGACAGAAGGGATTATGATCGCGAAAGAGGACGAAATCGCGATAAAGAGCGAGACCGAGACCGTGAGCGAGACAGGAGACGCGACAGGTCCCGAAGTAGAGACCGGGATCGAGGGAAAGACCGAGGTAGAGACAGAGACAAAGAGAAGGACAGTGACAGAGACAAAGACAGGGAGAGGGACAGAGAAAAAGATCGGGACAAAGATAAAGACAGAGATCGGGACAgaggcagagacaaagatagagATGGAGAGAAAGAGCGAGATAAAGATCCAgatagagaaagagagaaagacagagacGTAGACAAAGATAGAGACAAAGACCGTGACCGGGAAAGAGAGAAGGATAGAAGTCGAGAAAAAGACAGATCCCGTGACAGAGACCGGGAGAAAGACAGAGACCGGGAGAAAGACAGAGACCGGGAGAAAGACCGAGACCGGGAGAAAGACCGAGACCGGGAAAAAGACAGAGACCGGGAAAAAGACAGAGACCGGGAGAAGGACCGGGACCGGGAGAAGGACCGGGAGAAGGACAGAGACCGGGAGAAAGACCGCGACCGGGAGAAAGATCGAGACCGGGAGAAAGACCGAGACCGGGAGAAAGACAGAAGCCGGGAAAAAGACAGAGATAAAGACCGTGAAAGAGACCGTGGCAGGGACCGCCGAGATACAAGTAGAACCCGGGAAAGGAGAGAAGATAAAAATAGCAAACATGAAAAATCCAAGGAGAAAGAAAAGACTTCGGTAAATGATAAAAACTCTTCCTAG